One Desulfobacterales bacterium DNA window includes the following coding sequences:
- the argJ gene encoding bifunctional glutamate N-acetyltransferase/amino-acid acetyltransferase ArgJ, whose protein sequence is MIIKGFSYAAIMAGIRNGKKARLDLGLIFCDSPAVAAGLFTTNRVAAAPVLLGRRHLRSGRAQAVLVNSGIANACTGEPGLAAARACGRSAAAALGIAEELVQVSSTGVIGEQLDPARFEAAMPALVENLAPDKGDDVARAMMTTDTVAKTAGRELVTGGRTIRIFGMAKGAGMIMPDMATMLCFVMTDAAITADALNQLLRRGVDQSFNKITVDGDTSTNDTVLILANGRANNPEIRDAGSEGGRAFGIALNELLRDLALQIVADGEGATKLVTIRVQGAIDNTDAEKGARSIGNSALVKTAFFGEDANWGRIIGALGRAGIELDQNRVSMAFDDVPMVKDGLGLGPEQEAAATAVLKQKKFTVTIDLGLGPGNCEIHTCDLSLDYVRINADYRT, encoded by the coding sequence ATTATTATAAAAGGGTTTTCATATGCCGCTATCATGGCCGGGATCCGCAACGGCAAAAAGGCCCGGCTGGACCTGGGGCTTATTTTCTGCGACAGCCCGGCCGTTGCCGCCGGGCTGTTCACCACCAACCGGGTGGCGGCCGCGCCGGTGCTTCTGGGCCGGAGGCATCTCCGCTCCGGCCGGGCCCAGGCCGTCCTGGTCAACAGCGGCATTGCCAATGCCTGCACCGGTGAGCCGGGCCTGGCCGCGGCCCGGGCCTGCGGCCGGTCGGCGGCCGCGGCCCTGGGTATTGCCGAGGAACTGGTCCAGGTATCGTCCACCGGGGTGATCGGCGAGCAGCTGGACCCGGCCCGGTTCGAGGCGGCCATGCCCGCATTGGTCGAGAACCTGGCCCCGGACAAGGGCGATGATGTGGCCCGGGCGATGATGACCACTGATACCGTGGCCAAGACCGCTGGCCGGGAACTGGTTACAGGCGGCCGGACGATAAGGATATTCGGCATGGCCAAGGGCGCCGGGATGATCATGCCGGACATGGCCACCATGCTCTGTTTTGTGATGACCGACGCGGCGATCACCGCGGATGCGCTCAATCAACTGCTCCGGCGCGGGGTGGACCAGTCCTTTAACAAAATCACCGTGGACGGCGATACCAGCACCAATGACACGGTGCTGATCCTGGCCAACGGCCGGGCCAATAACCCGGAGATCCGGGATGCCGGTTCCGAGGGCGGCCGGGCCTTTGGTATTGCCTTAAACGAGTTGCTCCGCGACCTGGCCCTGCAGATCGTGGCTGACGGCGAAGGCGCCACCAAACTGGTCACCATCCGGGTGCAGGGTGCAATTGACAATACGGACGCGGAAAAAGGGGCCCGGAGCATTGGTAACTCGGCCCTGGTCAAGACCGCTTTTTTCGGCGAAGACGCCAACTGGGGCCGGATCATCGGCGCCCTGGGCCGGGCCGGGATCGAACTGGACCAGAACCGGGTCTCCATGGCCTTTGACGATGTACCGATGGTCAAGGACGGGCTTGGTCTGGGACCGGAGCAGGAGGCCGCGGCCACCGCGGTGCTCAAGCAGAAAAAATTCACGGTGACCATCGATCTGGGGCTCGGCCCGGGGAACTGCGAGATCCATACCTGTGATCTCTCCCTGGACTACGTCAGGATCAATGCCGATTACCGGACCTGA
- a CDS encoding ABC transporter ATP-binding protein produces MTAEARPMIEMERLSKRFGAFTAVDDLSLQIRAGEIFGFLGPNGAGKTTTIKMLAGLLKPSSGRIRINGRDLAREPVACKQVTGYIPDRPYLYEKLTGIEYLQFIASLYRLKPAAFNANSVHLLDLFGLSDRRHQLIESYSHGMRQKLIMASILMLDPPIIIVDEPMVGLDPKSARIVKELFRARARAGTAIFLSTHSLEIAEELCDRIGIIVNSALRIVGNLATLRQEARMEESDLEEIFLELTGVYDVREVVNALRAMNQQNSGEQ; encoded by the coding sequence GTGACTGCCGAAGCCAGGCCGATGATCGAAATGGAACGACTCAGCAAGCGGTTCGGCGCCTTTACCGCCGTGGACGACCTTTCCCTGCAAATCCGGGCCGGGGAGATCTTCGGCTTTCTCGGACCGAACGGGGCCGGCAAGACCACCACCATCAAGATGCTCGCCGGGTTGCTCAAGCCCAGTTCCGGCCGGATCCGGATCAACGGCCGCGACCTGGCCCGGGAGCCGGTTGCCTGCAAGCAGGTTACCGGCTACATCCCGGACCGCCCCTATCTCTACGAAAAGCTCACCGGCATCGAGTATCTCCAGTTCATCGCCAGCCTCTATCGCCTGAAGCCGGCCGCCTTCAACGCCAACTCCGTCCATCTCCTCGACCTGTTCGGGCTCAGCGACCGGCGGCACCAGCTTATTGAAAGCTATTCCCACGGCATGCGGCAGAAACTGATCATGGCCAGCATCCTGATGCTCGACCCGCCGATCATCATCGTTGACGAGCCGATGGTCGGGCTGGACCCCAAAAGCGCCCGGATCGTCAAGGAACTCTTCAGGGCCCGGGCCCGGGCCGGCACCGCCATCTTCCTTTCCACCCATTCCCTGGAGATCGCCGAAGAGCTTTGCGACCGGATCGGGATCATCGTCAACAGCGCCCTCCGGATCGTCGGCAACCTGGCAACCCTGCGTCAAGAGGCCCGGATGGAGGAAAGCGACCTGGAAGAGATCTTCCTGGAACTGACCGGGGTCTACGATGTGCGGGAGGTGGTCAATGCCCTGCGGGCCATGAATCAACAGAATTCCGGAGAACAATGA
- a CDS encoding transglutaminase-like domain-containing protein, with translation MSIRPVAKIARIVLLIIWVVLLVALLKRDYFIKTLDLREARVIQQGREESFLGVYFQGQRIGYVKNRLHPAGPDTLILSQEALLRLNILDQIHPVRMTVTAELANDLLLRSFTFHLDSPFYRMDARGTVRGREVRFELTSGKETIKEVIRLAEPPFLSTSQRGYLLTRDLKPGDRRRVPYFDPMTLSGQNSVIEYQGREKVLINGRVHNLHRFTESFSGLFFNSWLNDAGKLIKEESPAGFVFLAEPEFKATDLVHKGKELLSSVSVPLTGTMPELDQRTSLSFRLTMPADNDFDLNQDRQRVTNDIVTVTLEDLPAEDAEVCADADAELAATPYIQSKNAALNKLVRETTAAAATPLAKVRALASWVFTNLEKRPVLGIPDALTTFHTRRGDCNEHAALFAALARGAGIPCRVVAGVVFHQGAFYYHAWNEVCLDNRWISLDTTRDQLPADITHIKFIQGETREMIRIGALLGRLSIEVVDQPLLSTGAARPAGP, from the coding sequence ATGTCCATTCGCCCTGTTGCCAAGATTGCCCGGATCGTGCTGCTGATCATCTGGGTCGTTTTACTGGTCGCCCTGCTCAAACGGGATTATTTCATCAAGACCCTGGACCTGCGCGAGGCCCGGGTCATCCAACAGGGACGGGAGGAGAGTTTTCTCGGGGTCTACTTCCAGGGCCAACGGATCGGTTATGTCAAAAACCGGCTCCACCCCGCCGGACCGGACACCCTGATTCTCTCCCAGGAGGCCCTGCTCCGGCTGAACATCCTTGACCAGATCCATCCGGTCAGGATGACGGTCACCGCCGAACTCGCCAACGACCTCCTCCTGCGGAGTTTTACCTTTCATCTTGACTCCCCCTTTTACCGGATGGATGCCCGGGGCACGGTCCGGGGCCGGGAGGTCCGCTTCGAGCTGACCAGTGGCAAGGAGACCATAAAAGAGGTCATCCGCCTGGCCGAGCCGCCCTTTCTTTCCACCAGTCAGCGCGGCTATCTCCTCACCCGGGACCTCAAGCCGGGCGACCGGCGCAGGGTGCCCTACTTCGATCCCATGACCCTGTCCGGTCAGAACTCGGTGATTGAATACCAGGGCCGGGAAAAGGTGCTGATCAACGGACGGGTCCACAACCTGCATCGTTTTACCGAATCTTTTTCCGGACTCTTTTTCAACAGCTGGCTCAACGATGCGGGCAAGCTGATCAAGGAGGAATCGCCGGCCGGGTTCGTCTTCCTGGCCGAACCGGAGTTCAAGGCCACTGACCTTGTTCACAAGGGCAAGGAACTGCTCAGTTCGGTTTCCGTGCCCTTGACCGGCACCATGCCGGAACTTGACCAGCGAACCAGCCTGAGCTTTCGCCTGACCATGCCGGCTGACAACGATTTCGATCTGAACCAGGACCGGCAGCGAGTGACCAACGATATCGTCACCGTGACCCTGGAGGATCTGCCGGCAGAGGATGCCGAGGTCTGCGCAGACGCGGATGCGGAACTGGCCGCCACCCCCTACATCCAGTCGAAAAACGCGGCCCTCAACAAGCTGGTCCGTGAAACCACCGCTGCCGCGGCCACCCCCCTGGCCAAGGTCCGGGCCCTGGCCAGCTGGGTCTTTACCAACCTGGAAAAACGGCCGGTTCTCGGAATCCCCGACGCGCTAACCACCTTTCATACCCGCCGGGGAGACTGCAACGAACACGCGGCCCTGTTCGCGGCCCTGGCCCGCGGGGCCGGGATCCCCTGCCGGGTTGTTGCCGGGGTGGTCTTCCACCAGGGGGCGTTTTACTACCATGCCTGGAACGAGGTCTGTCTTGACAATCGCTGGATCAGCCTGGACACCACCCGCGATCAACTGCCGGCCGATATCACCCATATCAAGTTCATCCAGGGCGAGACCAGGGAGATGATTCGAATCGGCGCCCTGTTGGGCCGACTCTCCATTGAGGTCGTGGACCAACCGCTGCTCTCCACCGGGGCTGCCCGGCCCGCCGGCCCCTGA
- a CDS encoding universal stress protein, translating into MERKLLVTVDGSVYSANTLRYLSRLFEDLDQVFLHLLCVVPCTLSAAGRDWLDDLELMSSMSPASRKQYAAARRYMNEAVMQLGRRGISPQQITTQVQLSRTGVADDILTVARQGLYDALIIGRRGLTRLEEMVMGSVSERILKKCTDVPIWVVDGQVNSRRFLLPVDGSFHSLKAADHLGFILKDNPYAEVTLFHSESMFSHKQTLDPEQCRQLFGNACDFLLDNRPDSHFHGPEQLLLNSGFPAEKIRRLTTSKGVHPSRQIIRQALIDDFGTIVMGRRGGEEKKGFLGSVSAKVMAMAADVSVWLVG; encoded by the coding sequence ATGGAAAGAAAACTCCTGGTGACAGTGGACGGCTCGGTATACAGCGCCAACACCCTGCGCTATCTCAGCCGGCTCTTTGAGGATCTGGACCAGGTCTTTCTCCATCTCCTCTGCGTTGTTCCCTGTACATTATCCGCAGCCGGCCGTGACTGGCTGGACGACCTCGAGCTGATGAGCAGCATGAGCCCCGCGTCCCGGAAACAATACGCCGCGGCCAGGCGCTATATGAACGAGGCGGTCATGCAACTCGGCCGGCGCGGGATAAGTCCGCAACAGATCACCACCCAGGTCCAACTCTCGCGAACAGGGGTGGCCGACGACATCCTCACGGTGGCGCGCCAGGGGCTCTACGATGCCTTGATCATCGGCCGCCGCGGCCTGACCAGGCTGGAAGAAATGGTCATGGGCAGCGTCTCGGAACGGATCCTGAAAAAATGCACCGATGTTCCCATCTGGGTGGTGGACGGCCAGGTCAACTCGCGCCGGTTCCTGCTGCCGGTGGACGGCTCCTTCCACAGCCTGAAGGCGGCGGACCACCTCGGCTTTATCCTCAAGGACAATCCCTATGCCGAGGTGACCCTGTTCCACTCCGAGTCGATGTTCAGCCATAAACAGACCCTTGACCCGGAGCAATGCCGGCAACTGTTCGGCAATGCCTGCGATTTTCTCCTGGACAACCGCCCGGACAGCCACTTTCACGGCCCGGAACAGCTCTTGCTGAACAGCGGTTTTCCAGCGGAAAAAATCCGCCGGCTCACCACCAGCAAGGGAGTTCACCCCAGCCGGCAGATCATCCGCCAGGCCCTGATCGACGATTTCGGCACCATTGTCATGGGCCGCCGCGGCGGGGAAGAGAAAAAAGGTTTTTTAGGCAGCGTATCGGCAAAGGTGATGGCCATGGCCGCGGATGTCTCGGTCTGGTTGGTAGGCTGA